The following proteins are co-located in the Paludibaculum fermentans genome:
- a CDS encoding YncE family protein gives MTRYDMLRLGLLAAPFASSALLSGNASRKTVLVVQEGLGQVILFPPDHPERKKAVRVGEKPHEIEVTPDGRTAFVSNFGLLEVNHQIGTPGTTISVLDVRAGLEHARFQLPTGCTAPHGLKLRPPKHRELFTNTEVGREAMVVFDAASGMVLRTFDLPPSVHNFIFQAEGRSLFAFTTTGRVLKVDPEDGAILAQTEIAAPRGLGWTADRRRLIVGGRNELVLLNPGDLSVESRFGNLGTGQIFYPSASGDGRWILAPAVLDGFLLVIDAKTGEVAQRIQTGSPLLAVPDGDHTWISNVLVPPQMMPRGAAPRNGGLALLDLRTMAATPVDGIPDANGIAVAAAR, from the coding sequence ATGACCAGATATGACATGCTGCGCCTGGGGTTGCTGGCGGCGCCTTTCGCTTCTAGCGCTTTGCTGTCTGGGAATGCGTCGCGGAAGACAGTGCTGGTGGTGCAGGAGGGCCTGGGGCAAGTGATCCTGTTTCCGCCGGACCATCCGGAGCGCAAGAAGGCCGTGCGCGTCGGCGAGAAGCCGCATGAGATCGAGGTGACTCCGGATGGCAGAACGGCCTTTGTCTCGAATTTCGGTCTGCTGGAGGTCAACCACCAGATTGGGACTCCGGGCACCACCATTTCCGTATTGGACGTACGGGCAGGTCTCGAGCACGCCCGGTTTCAGCTGCCCACGGGTTGCACCGCTCCCCATGGGCTGAAGCTGCGTCCGCCGAAGCACCGGGAACTGTTCACGAACACGGAAGTGGGCCGCGAAGCGATGGTGGTCTTCGATGCGGCGTCGGGCATGGTGCTGCGCACGTTTGATCTTCCGCCCAGCGTCCACAACTTCATCTTCCAGGCGGAAGGACGGTCGCTATTTGCCTTCACAACGACTGGCCGTGTGCTGAAGGTGGACCCGGAAGATGGCGCCATCCTGGCCCAAACCGAGATCGCAGCGCCAAGAGGATTGGGCTGGACCGCGGATCGCCGCCGCCTCATCGTGGGCGGCAGGAACGAGCTGGTTCTGCTGAATCCGGGCGATCTTTCGGTGGAGTCGCGCTTCGGCAATCTCGGCACCGGGCAGATCTTCTATCCCTCGGCGAGTGGGGACGGCCGCTGGATCCTGGCGCCGGCCGTGCTGGATGGGTTCCTGCTGGTGATCGACGCCAAGACCGGCGAGGTGGCGCAGCGCATCCAGACGGGCAGCCCGCTGCTGGCCGTGCCCGATGGTGACCACACGTGGATCTCGAATGTGCTGGTGCCTCCGCAGATGATGCCTCGGGGCGCGGCGCCGCGCAACGGGGGCCTTGCCCTGCTGGACCTGCGGACGATGGCCGCGACTCCGGTTGACGGCATTCCCGACGCGAACGGAATTGCGGTCGCTGCTGCCAGGTAG
- a CDS encoding sigma factor, producing MDELLHPYLSASGQASEDEHLKELVSTWAAPIIRRTVSSRLSGLWEDLEDVCSEAHLELLLHLRRIKARPGALEIDDFSAYVGTLARNACHHYFRRRRPGRARLIAQIRCLLREPEFRTWPGQGTTLCALSTWSQDLPPASTGAHFRGVEGHADLGRLLTGILETAGGPIPFQVLVDSVASVWKVTGDQETVQAGEELDLYPAASQAAEITIDRRRYTENLWREIRQLPRLQRVALLMNLRDGRGNSVLSMFPLSGVATFAEMASVLEMSELQLAELWIELPWNDNTIAAFLCCSRQQVINLRMAAKKRLSNRLGALPA from the coding sequence ATGGACGAACTCCTCCATCCTTACCTGAGCGCCAGCGGCCAAGCCTCGGAAGACGAGCATTTGAAGGAGCTGGTCAGCACCTGGGCCGCTCCCATCATTCGCCGCACGGTCTCGTCGAGGCTGTCCGGCCTTTGGGAGGACCTGGAGGACGTCTGCTCGGAAGCCCATCTCGAACTTCTGCTGCATCTGCGGCGCATCAAGGCCAGGCCCGGCGCCCTCGAAATTGACGACTTCAGCGCATACGTGGGCACGCTCGCCCGCAACGCCTGCCACCACTACTTCCGGCGCCGCCGGCCAGGCCGCGCCCGCCTCATTGCCCAGATTCGCTGCCTTCTGCGGGAACCGGAGTTCCGCACCTGGCCGGGGCAGGGAACCACGCTATGTGCTCTCTCCACCTGGTCCCAGGATCTGCCGCCGGCCTCGACCGGCGCCCATTTCCGCGGCGTCGAGGGGCACGCCGATCTGGGCCGCCTGCTCACCGGTATTCTGGAGACCGCCGGCGGTCCCATCCCATTTCAAGTGCTTGTGGATTCCGTGGCCTCCGTCTGGAAGGTCACCGGTGATCAGGAGACCGTCCAGGCCGGAGAAGAACTCGACCTCTATCCTGCGGCTTCGCAGGCGGCTGAGATCACCATCGATCGCCGCCGTTATACCGAAAACCTCTGGCGCGAGATCCGCCAGTTGCCACGCCTGCAGCGCGTGGCCCTCCTCATGAATCTGCGCGACGGCCGGGGTAATTCCGTTCTTTCGATGTTTCCCCTCTCGGGCGTCGCTACTTTCGCCGAAATGGCTTCGGTGCTCGAAATGAGCGAACTCCAACTCGCTGAGCTATGGATCGAACTGCCCTGGAACGACAACACCATCGCGGCGTTCCTCTGCTGCAGCCGGCAGCAGGTAATCAACCTGCGGATGGCCGCGAAGAAGAGACTGTCCAACCGGCTCGGGGCATTGCCGGCATAG
- a CDS encoding CHAT domain-containing protein, translating to MLLSLTLPAAAQSVSVAELLAQGVRAKAEEKWEQARAIYSRARTAAQSASDASSEAVALIGMSEAELSLLHDQAAEQLARQGLVLSERLNDPALIVAALRAVSSVLYQRGAHLANQPLLERLLLLQQQRGDREGIAVAFNNLGNMWRILGDQLKAIDYLSRAEKTFAELGNQGSRAVVLNNIGFAYSSLGDDERSLEFSRKSLALAEGVKDDIRIGSAYNSIGITETYRGNYRESLLALQKSLDAQRRAKNIWSQAEVVNNIGLLYHAQQNHEQAIAYFKEALRLNRTVGDGSIIADAEKNLGDEMLGLNRLPEAAGYYRACLAICRKTGLVSLESEVLRGLAVVLSRQNAFAEADRELQRAVEIQRSLVDPPNLSETYLELARLRLRQTRPEEALAFARQSIEILASIERPEVLWQARLAAGLALERLHRNAEAAHEFEASIAAIESLRTRVTGPPTALPIYLADKLAPYQERVALALAGGRTGEALRFAEQSKSRALSDILRSGHKVLDKSLTPGERQSERAIEKRLAALDLRLAAQPGDSSLKSERDHARRELEALQTGLYTAHPEMAIQRGQSPAFDDAELELLARDTDAVLLDYFVTPQNSYVFVIRQGARPRVVALGAGQAALRLKAAEFHRQLSSNDLAYTASAQDLYRLLIAPLEADLAGAHSLLVLPDGPLWEVAFQALQPTGRKFLIERMNVSYAPSLAVLRETLRLARSRRAEPAKRELLALGNPAGQPPLPDAERQVREIEKLYGAGRSRVLVGAEATQARLRSDAGDYRVLHLASHAVLDPVNPMYSRALLARSGTDPGILEAREFMQYNLKAELLVLSACETARGQAPGGEGINGLLWAAFVAGAPTTVASLWRVESASTSELMISFHRNWLEARRTAQPFGKAASLRKAALRLIAGGKYAHPFYWAGMIVIGSPL from the coding sequence TTGCTTCTTAGCCTCACTCTGCCTGCTGCCGCCCAATCAGTTTCAGTCGCCGAGCTTCTCGCCCAGGGCGTGCGCGCGAAGGCCGAGGAGAAGTGGGAACAGGCCCGGGCGATCTACAGCCGCGCCCGCACCGCCGCTCAATCGGCGTCGGACGCAAGCTCTGAGGCAGTGGCTCTCATCGGCATGTCCGAGGCGGAGTTGTCCCTGCTGCACGATCAGGCCGCCGAACAACTGGCCCGGCAGGGCCTGGTCCTCTCCGAACGACTCAACGATCCTGCGCTGATCGTGGCCGCTCTTCGCGCCGTCAGCTCCGTCCTCTATCAGCGCGGCGCGCACCTGGCCAATCAGCCGCTGCTGGAACGCCTGCTTCTCTTGCAGCAACAGCGGGGCGATCGCGAAGGAATTGCCGTGGCGTTCAACAACCTCGGCAACATGTGGCGCATCCTGGGCGACCAATTGAAAGCCATAGACTACCTTTCCCGGGCGGAGAAGACCTTTGCGGAACTGGGAAACCAGGGCTCCCGGGCGGTGGTCCTCAATAACATCGGCTTCGCTTACAGCAGCCTCGGCGATGATGAGCGCAGCCTCGAATTCAGCCGCAAGAGCCTGGCGCTGGCTGAAGGCGTCAAGGACGACATTCGCATCGGGTCGGCCTACAATAGCATCGGCATCACCGAGACTTACCGCGGGAACTACCGGGAATCCTTGCTCGCCTTGCAGAAGTCCCTGGACGCCCAGCGGCGTGCCAAAAACATCTGGAGCCAGGCGGAGGTTGTCAACAATATCGGGCTGCTCTACCATGCGCAGCAGAATCACGAGCAGGCGATCGCCTACTTCAAGGAGGCACTTCGCCTGAATCGCACAGTGGGGGACGGCAGTATTATCGCGGACGCCGAGAAGAACCTGGGCGACGAGATGCTGGGCCTCAATCGCCTCCCGGAAGCCGCCGGCTACTATCGGGCCTGCCTGGCGATCTGCCGCAAGACGGGCCTGGTGTCGTTGGAATCGGAGGTCCTCCGTGGGTTGGCCGTCGTGTTGTCGCGCCAGAACGCCTTCGCTGAAGCCGATCGGGAGCTCCAGCGGGCCGTCGAGATTCAGCGCAGCCTCGTCGACCCGCCGAACCTCTCGGAGACCTATCTCGAACTCGCCCGGTTGCGTCTGCGGCAAACCCGCCCGGAGGAGGCCCTCGCCTTTGCACGGCAGTCCATCGAAATCCTGGCGTCCATTGAAAGGCCTGAAGTCCTCTGGCAGGCACGCCTCGCTGCCGGACTCGCCTTGGAGCGCCTGCACCGTAACGCCGAGGCCGCTCACGAGTTCGAGGCGTCCATTGCCGCCATCGAATCCCTCCGGACCCGGGTGACCGGACCGCCCACCGCCTTGCCCATCTACCTCGCCGACAAGCTGGCGCCTTATCAGGAGCGGGTCGCGCTCGCACTGGCCGGGGGCCGCACCGGTGAGGCGCTCCGGTTCGCTGAACAATCCAAGTCCAGGGCGCTTTCCGACATCCTTCGCTCCGGCCACAAGGTCCTCGATAAATCGCTGACGCCCGGGGAACGCCAATCCGAGCGGGCGATCGAGAAGCGCCTGGCCGCCCTGGACCTGCGCCTCGCTGCCCAGCCTGGCGATAGCAGCCTCAAGTCGGAACGCGACCACGCGCGCCGCGAGCTGGAAGCGCTGCAGACCGGGCTCTATACTGCGCATCCGGAGATGGCCATCCAGCGCGGCCAGTCGCCCGCCTTCGACGATGCGGAACTCGAGCTTTTGGCGCGGGACACAGACGCCGTCCTCCTCGACTACTTCGTAACGCCGCAGAACTCTTACGTCTTTGTCATCAGGCAGGGCGCGCGGCCGCGTGTCGTCGCGCTAGGCGCCGGCCAGGCCGCGCTGCGCCTCAAAGCGGCGGAATTCCACCGCCAGTTGTCCTCCAACGATCTGGCCTACACGGCGTCCGCACAGGATCTCTACCGCCTCCTGATCGCCCCTTTGGAGGCAGACCTAGCCGGAGCGCACTCCTTATTGGTACTGCCCGATGGCCCCCTGTGGGAAGTGGCCTTCCAGGCGTTGCAGCCCACCGGCCGCAAGTTTCTGATCGAACGCATGAACGTCTCTTACGCGCCCTCCCTGGCGGTTCTCCGGGAGACGCTGAGGCTGGCACGCAGCCGCCGCGCCGAGCCGGCAAAGCGCGAGTTGCTCGCCCTCGGCAATCCCGCCGGGCAGCCCCCTCTACCCGATGCGGAGCGGCAGGTTCGAGAAATCGAGAAACTCTACGGAGCCGGCCGGAGCCGCGTTCTCGTCGGCGCTGAGGCCACCCAGGCACGGCTGCGGTCGGACGCCGGAGATTATCGCGTCCTCCACCTCGCCTCTCATGCCGTGCTCGATCCCGTCAATCCCATGTACTCCCGAGCCCTGCTGGCGCGCTCCGGCACGGATCCCGGCATCCTCGAGGCCCGCGAGTTCATGCAGTACAACCTGAAGGCCGAACTGCTCGTCCTTTCCGCCTGCGAAACCGCGCGCGGCCAGGCTCCAGGAGGGGAAGGCATCAATGGCCTGCTTTGGGCCGCCTTCGTGGCCGGCGCGCCCACGACAGTGGCGAGCCTGTGGCGTGTCGAATCCGCCAGCACGTCGGAACTCATGATCTCGTTCCATCGGAATTGGCTGGAAGCGCGCCGGACCGCGCAGCCGTTCGGGAAAGCCGCCTCCCTGCGCAAGGCCGCCCTCCGCCTGATCGCCGGCGGAAAATATGCACACCCCTTCTATTGGGCGGGCATGATCGTGATCGGCAGCCCCCTCTAA
- a CDS encoding VWA domain-containing protein — MRLAILTVWLMLAGAQAQTPVKPFPQYDGAELVHRFPELAGIQFASGEGELAGLLRLAGQGLERMLAGLPAVSAGEEIHELRFERAGGVEGRMEDYRYIVRDASRGAELVLEEFRVVPATRARAAPPAESSFLLLGHFEALLSYLLPENRGQSDFRYAGRLTEAGADVAVIAFAQHAGSSLRSHVVTGAAGQTARIHGLVWLDAASGRILRIHAELADQIEGFPFETLSTDVVFRAVGLSGASGSAWLPARATVHGQFAGGEVHSIHRFRDYGILDQDGAAGTGPPADATEDAFELLARGIGLEQAHKPAEAVPAMRASVRLEPESALARFHLAVALNSTGDLRGAEAEIREGLKRRPEDGPAHNFLAVVLMKQGDLKAASEELRISARLQPRSAVVQFNLGQVLEKVGKAEEAAAAYRAASALEPGNAEYRTHQERLERRTGAGGQDTLRVEVRQVLVPVIATNREGHHVTGLKQADFHVFEDGVEQKITSFSSESVGAEMESGGKTEAPSSNASAVERNPIRRTYVLCIDTLHTSMEGLANARAAVEKVLRAERPGDAQYILAAVGSTTEILANATRDPVLVSQALDERKFRARLMDSRRGSIDVELSQFIRSLDEARSACDTGSASCQGRKRSLPMEAERISTQERVYNLLFLRQLHNLVEQLSHGNDRRTLVLISDGFELVPGKAARTLLNAYFPEFRFAALGTVDRMQAEFDQVVRLAARSNITIDTVDTRGVYTQGYFQASNGGSGAAMMPAVLGAMNQSASDLRAALLEVAAATGGLAFSNNNDLQAGLTRALADGREYYMLGYISSNEKLDGTFRAIQVQVRGQRVKVQAKKGYWAMEQ; from the coding sequence ATGCGGCTCGCAATCCTCACCGTCTGGCTGATGCTGGCGGGCGCGCAGGCGCAGACACCCGTGAAGCCGTTCCCGCAATATGACGGGGCGGAACTGGTACACCGGTTCCCCGAACTGGCCGGCATTCAATTTGCGTCCGGCGAGGGTGAGTTGGCGGGCCTGCTTCGTCTCGCGGGTCAGGGCCTGGAGCGAATGCTGGCGGGCCTGCCGGCGGTCTCGGCCGGCGAAGAGATTCACGAACTGCGCTTCGAGCGGGCAGGAGGCGTGGAGGGACGGATGGAGGATTACCGCTACATTGTTCGCGATGCCTCGCGTGGTGCGGAACTGGTACTGGAGGAGTTCCGAGTGGTGCCGGCGACGAGAGCGCGCGCCGCACCGCCCGCGGAAAGCAGCTTCCTGCTGTTGGGACACTTCGAGGCTCTGCTCAGCTACCTGCTGCCGGAAAACCGCGGCCAGTCCGATTTCCGCTATGCCGGGCGCTTGACGGAGGCGGGAGCGGATGTGGCCGTGATCGCGTTTGCGCAGCATGCGGGATCGAGTCTGCGCAGCCATGTGGTGACAGGGGCGGCCGGACAGACGGCCCGCATTCACGGCTTGGTGTGGCTGGATGCGGCGAGCGGCCGGATTCTGCGCATCCACGCGGAACTCGCCGATCAGATCGAGGGGTTCCCGTTTGAAACGCTGAGCACTGATGTTGTCTTCCGGGCAGTGGGGCTGTCAGGAGCAAGCGGCTCCGCCTGGCTGCCGGCGCGGGCGACCGTGCACGGTCAGTTTGCCGGCGGGGAGGTGCATTCGATCCACCGCTTCCGCGATTACGGGATCCTGGATCAGGATGGAGCGGCGGGAACTGGGCCGCCTGCGGATGCGACGGAAGACGCTTTTGAGCTGCTGGCGCGAGGCATCGGCCTCGAACAGGCCCACAAGCCCGCCGAGGCGGTGCCGGCGATGCGCGCCAGCGTGCGGCTTGAGCCGGAGTCAGCCCTGGCACGGTTCCATCTTGCGGTGGCGTTGAATTCCACTGGCGATCTGCGCGGAGCGGAGGCGGAGATCCGGGAGGGACTCAAGAGACGGCCCGAGGATGGGCCGGCCCACAACTTCCTGGCAGTGGTCCTGATGAAGCAGGGTGACCTGAAGGCCGCCAGCGAAGAACTGAGGATTAGCGCACGGCTCCAGCCGCGGAGCGCGGTGGTGCAGTTCAACCTCGGGCAGGTGCTGGAGAAAGTGGGCAAGGCCGAGGAGGCAGCGGCTGCCTACCGGGCCGCTTCGGCGCTGGAACCGGGCAACGCCGAGTACAGGACGCACCAGGAGCGCCTCGAACGTAGAACCGGCGCGGGCGGCCAGGATACGCTGCGGGTGGAAGTCCGGCAGGTGCTGGTGCCGGTGATCGCCACTAATCGGGAAGGCCATCACGTGACCGGGTTGAAGCAGGCTGACTTCCACGTCTTCGAGGACGGAGTGGAACAGAAGATCACGTCGTTCAGTTCGGAGAGCGTGGGGGCGGAAATGGAGTCAGGAGGGAAGACGGAGGCCCCGAGCTCGAACGCATCTGCCGTGGAGCGCAACCCAATCCGGCGCACCTATGTCCTTTGCATCGATACGCTCCATACATCGATGGAGGGGCTGGCGAATGCCAGGGCCGCGGTGGAGAAGGTGCTGCGAGCCGAACGCCCGGGGGATGCGCAGTACATTCTGGCCGCGGTGGGGAGCACCACGGAGATCCTCGCGAATGCAACACGGGATCCGGTGCTGGTGTCGCAGGCACTGGACGAGCGCAAGTTCCGGGCACGCTTGATGGACAGCCGGCGCGGATCCATCGATGTCGAGTTGAGCCAGTTTATCCGCTCGCTCGACGAGGCCCGCAGTGCCTGCGATACGGGCTCGGCCTCGTGCCAGGGGCGCAAACGAAGCCTGCCGATGGAGGCGGAGCGGATCTCTACGCAGGAACGGGTCTATAACCTGTTGTTTCTCAGGCAACTGCACAACCTTGTGGAGCAGTTGTCTCACGGCAACGACCGGCGGACTCTGGTGCTGATCTCGGATGGATTCGAACTGGTGCCGGGCAAGGCCGCCCGCACGCTGCTGAACGCCTACTTTCCGGAGTTCCGGTTCGCTGCGCTGGGCACCGTGGATCGAATGCAGGCCGAGTTCGATCAGGTGGTGCGGCTGGCGGCCAGAAGCAACATCACGATCGACACAGTGGACACGCGCGGAGTGTACACCCAGGGCTACTTCCAGGCTTCGAATGGCGGCAGCGGCGCCGCCATGATGCCGGCGGTACTCGGTGCCATGAATCAGAGCGCCTCTGACCTGCGGGCCGCGCTCTTGGAGGTCGCGGCGGCAACGGGCGGCCTCGCCTTCAGCAACAACAACGATCTGCAGGCCGGGCTTACGCGCGCCTTGGCGGACGGGCGGGAGTATTACATGTTGGGATACATTTCCAGCAACGAGAAGCTGGACGGGACATTTCGCGCGATCCAGGTGCAGGTTCGCGGCCAGAGGGTGAAGGTCCAAGCCAAGAAGGGCTACTGGGCCATGGAGCAGTAG
- a CDS encoding aldo/keto reductase gives MKHSASRRGFLATPLALAAPLPAPAAEPKLTYRTLGKTGLKVTALSFGCMTTTDASVIERAADTGIVHFDTARSYQNGNNERMVGAALKSRRAKVVISSKSGGKTAQAALADLDTSLRELGTDYLDIWYLHMKNDPAEVTGELLEAQRAAKKAGKIRFAGVSTHFNMDRMLPYLAKLGQTDVVLTTYNFAMRSVAAGANTDTTAAKTDMTSAIRDARQSGLGIVVMKTLAGGTTRVQRGDRLYGANPQALSQRLGQPGVPLAAIKWALRNQSVDTAIVCMTDHDQFQENVRAMAEPYTPKDEALLAEHLARISPLYCRMCGACNGVCANGVPVPDVLRILTYAEGYGQFAMARERYLELPATARAIRCSDCISCSVDCPNGVRIQQRVSRAQELLA, from the coding sequence ATGAAACACTCCGCTTCCCGCCGGGGCTTTCTCGCCACGCCTCTCGCTCTGGCTGCCCCCTTGCCCGCACCTGCTGCCGAGCCCAAACTCACCTACCGCACTCTCGGCAAGACCGGCCTCAAGGTGACAGCCCTCTCCTTTGGCTGCATGACCACCACCGACGCCAGTGTCATCGAACGCGCCGCCGACACAGGCATCGTCCACTTCGACACCGCTCGCAGCTACCAGAACGGCAACAACGAACGCATGGTCGGCGCGGCCCTCAAGAGCCGGCGCGCCAAGGTCGTCATCTCCAGCAAAAGTGGCGGCAAGACGGCCCAGGCCGCGCTAGCAGACCTCGACACCAGCCTCCGCGAGCTGGGCACCGACTACCTCGACATCTGGTACCTCCACATGAAGAACGACCCGGCCGAGGTGACCGGGGAACTACTCGAAGCGCAGCGTGCCGCCAAAAAGGCCGGCAAGATCCGCTTCGCCGGAGTCAGCACGCACTTCAACATGGACCGCATGCTGCCCTACCTGGCCAAACTCGGCCAGACCGATGTAGTCCTCACCACTTACAACTTCGCCATGCGCTCCGTTGCGGCCGGAGCCAACACCGACACCACCGCGGCGAAGACCGACATGACCTCCGCCATTCGCGACGCCCGCCAATCCGGCCTGGGCATCGTCGTGATGAAGACGCTCGCCGGCGGAACCACCCGCGTGCAGCGCGGCGACCGCCTCTACGGAGCCAATCCCCAGGCCCTCTCCCAGCGCCTGGGCCAGCCCGGCGTTCCTCTGGCGGCCATCAAGTGGGCGCTGCGCAACCAGTCGGTCGACACGGCCATCGTCTGCATGACGGACCACGACCAGTTCCAGGAGAACGTCCGCGCCATGGCCGAGCCCTATACGCCCAAGGACGAAGCCCTGCTCGCCGAGCACCTCGCCCGCATCAGCCCCCTCTACTGCCGCATGTGCGGCGCATGCAACGGAGTCTGCGCGAACGGCGTGCCGGTCCCCGACGTCCTCCGGATCCTGACCTACGCCGAAGGCTACGGCCAGTTCGCCATGGCCCGCGAACGCTATCTGGAACTGCCCGCGACAGCCCGGGCCATCCGTTGCTCCGACTGCATCAGTTGTTCGGTGGACTGCCCCAACGGCGTCCGAATCCAGCAGCGTGTCAGCCGAGCTCAGGAACTGCTGGCGTAA
- a CDS encoding RNA polymerase sigma factor, translating to MCEAYWFPLYAYARRRGDSPEAAQDHTQEFFARFLERDYFDRADPDRGRFRSFLLSSFKYYLCDEAGRARAQKRGGGMATLPFEFSKGEEMYVREPVHNETPERIYERRWARTLLDRVVDRLREEFILLGRLEHFNNLKPCLQGEFDVPYAELARRLETTEAALKVGIHRLRKRYRDLLRSEIANIVADPADIDAELRHLIAALAGKS from the coding sequence TTGTGCGAGGCTTACTGGTTTCCGCTCTATGCCTACGCCAGGCGGCGGGGCGATTCGCCGGAGGCGGCGCAGGACCATACGCAGGAGTTTTTCGCTCGCTTCCTGGAACGCGACTACTTCGACCGAGCCGATCCGGACCGCGGCCGCTTTCGCTCGTTTCTTCTCTCTTCCTTCAAATACTACCTGTGCGACGAAGCCGGACGGGCCCGCGCCCAGAAGCGCGGCGGCGGGATGGCTACCCTGCCCTTCGAGTTCTCGAAAGGCGAAGAGATGTATGTGCGCGAGCCGGTCCACAACGAGACGCCCGAGCGGATCTATGAACGCCGCTGGGCGCGGACTCTCTTGGACCGGGTCGTCGACCGGCTGCGCGAGGAGTTCATCCTGCTCGGTCGCCTGGAGCATTTCAACAATTTGAAGCCCTGCCTGCAAGGTGAGTTCGATGTACCGTATGCCGAACTGGCGCGGCGGCTTGAAACCACGGAGGCGGCCTTGAAGGTCGGCATTCACAGGCTTCGAAAACGCTACCGCGATCTGTTGCGCTCAGAGATCGCCAACATCGTGGCCGATCCCGCCGACATCGATGCCGAGTTGCGCCACCTGATTGCCGCACTGGCAGGCAAGTCCTGA
- a CDS encoding AraC family transcriptional regulator, producing the protein MTVSKQSVRRSGPEDPVRQARAELARKIDAYVGTQVRRETDIPGLTLVRRTELTAPACMTYEPSVAIIAQGRKRVELGLTTFIYDESRFLLTSVDLPITSQVVEASAAAPFLALSLKFEMTMVREMLSRDEIPPPDTPPDTPAMATGATTAELLGACCRLVELLNTPADIPFLSGLIQREIIYRILRGPEGARLRAIATLGDQSHRTAKAIAWMRVNFAKPLRVEDLAQMAGMGVSTLHHHFRALTAMSPLQYQKQLRLQAARTQMLTDGLDAASAAFAVGYESASQFSREYSRFFGQPPMRDIRTLRAPNSPPMERAGQQ; encoded by the coding sequence ATGACAGTGTCGAAGCAGAGCGTGCGTAGATCCGGCCCGGAGGATCCGGTGCGCCAGGCGCGGGCCGAACTGGCCCGGAAGATTGACGCCTACGTGGGCACCCAGGTGAGACGGGAGACCGATATCCCTGGCCTGACCCTTGTCCGGCGGACGGAGTTGACCGCACCGGCCTGCATGACATACGAGCCGAGTGTGGCCATAATCGCCCAGGGCCGAAAGCGGGTCGAACTCGGACTGACGACCTTTATTTATGATGAATCGCGATTCCTGCTGACGTCGGTCGATCTGCCCATCACCAGCCAGGTGGTGGAAGCCAGCGCGGCGGCTCCTTTCCTGGCGTTGTCCCTGAAATTTGAGATGACGATGGTCCGCGAGATGCTCAGCCGGGATGAGATTCCGCCTCCGGACACACCCCCGGACACGCCGGCCATGGCCACTGGCGCAACCACGGCGGAACTACTGGGTGCGTGTTGCCGCCTGGTGGAACTGTTAAATACGCCGGCGGACATCCCCTTTCTCAGCGGGCTGATTCAGCGCGAGATCATTTACCGGATCCTGCGCGGGCCCGAGGGGGCCCGCCTGCGCGCCATCGCGACACTGGGCGACCAGAGCCATCGCACGGCGAAGGCGATCGCGTGGATGCGCGTGAACTTCGCGAAGCCATTGCGTGTGGAGGATCTGGCCCAGATGGCGGGCATGGGCGTGTCAACCCTGCATCACCATTTCCGGGCCTTGACCGCAATGAGCCCGCTGCAATACCAGAAGCAGCTCCGCCTGCAGGCGGCCCGGACCCAGATGCTCACCGACGGTCTGGACGCCGCCAGCGCGGCCTTTGCGGTGGGCTATGAGAGCGCCAGCCAGTTCAGCCGCGAGTACAGCCGGTTCTTCGGCCAGCCGCCGATGCGGGACATTCGCACGCTGCGTGCTCCCAACTCGCCGCCGATGGAGCGGGCCGGCCAACAGTAG